Proteins encoded in a region of the Macaca mulatta isolate MMU2019108-1 chromosome X, T2T-MMU8v2.0, whole genome shotgun sequence genome:
- the G6PD gene encoding glucose-6-phosphate 1-dehydrogenase isoform X3, with translation MGMREHYAELHPCPPDTGDAEQRQRVWQAAGGPASSADSVMAEQVALSRTQVCGILREELFQGDAFHQSDTHIFIIMGASGDLAKKKIYPTVWWLFRDGLLPENTFIVGYARSRLTVADIRKQSEPFFKATPEEKLKLEDFFARNSYVAGQYDEAASYQRLNSHMNALHLGSQANRLFYLALPPTVYEAVTKNIHESCMSQIRGWNRIIVEKPFGRDLQSSDRLSNHISSLFREDQIYRIDHYLGKEMVQNLMVLRFANRIFGPIWNRDNIACVILTFKEPFGTEGRGGYFDEFGIIRDVMQNHLLQMLCLVAMEKPASTNSDDVRDEKVKVLKCISEVQANNVVLGQYVGNPDGEGEATKGYLDDPTVPHGSTTATFAAVVLYVENERWDGVPFILRCGKALNERKAEVRLQFHDVAGDIFHQQCKRNELVIRVQPNEAVYTKMMTKKPGMFFNPEESELDLTYGNRYKNVKLPDAYERLILDVFCGSQMHFVRSDELREAWRIFTPLLHQIELEKPKPIPYLYGSRGPMEADELMKRVGFQYEGTYKWVNPHKL, from the exons ATGGGGATGCGGGAGCACTACGCGGAGCTGCACCCGTGCCCGCCGGACACTGGGGATGCGGAGCAGCGGCAGCGGGTATGGCAGGCAGCCGGCGGGCCGGCCTCCAGCGCAG ACAGCGTCATGGCAGAGCAGGTGGCCCTGAGCCGGACCCAGGTGTGCGGGATCCTGCGGGAAGAGCTGTTCCAGGGCGATGCCTTCCATCAGTCGGATACACACATATTCATCATCATGGGTGCATCG GGTGACCTGGCCAAGAAGAAGATCTACCCCACCGTCTG GTGGCTGTTCCGGGATGGCCTTCTGCCCGAAAACACCTTCATCGTGGGCTACGCCCGCTCCCGCCTCACAGTGGCTGACATCCGCAAACAGAGTGAGCCCTTCTTCAAG GCCACCCCAGAGGAGAAGCTCAAGCTGGAGGACTTCTTTGCCCGCAACTCCTATGTGGCTGGCCAGTACGATGAGGCAGCCTCCTACCAGCGCCTCAACAGCCACATGAATGCCCTCCACCTGGGGTCACAGGCCAACCGCCTCTTCTACCTGGCATTGCCCCCCACCGTCTACGAGGCTGTCACCAAGAACATTCACGAGTCCTGCATGAGTCAGAT CAGAGGCTGGAACCGCATCATTGTGGAGAAGCCCTTCGGGAGGGACCTGCAGAGCTCCGACAGGCTGTCCAACCACATCTCCTCCCTGTTCCGCGAGGACCAGATCTACCGCATCGACCACTACCTGGGCAAGGAGATGGTGCAAAACCTCATGGTGCTGAG ATTTGCCAACAGGATCTTCGGCCCCATCTGGAACCGGGACAACATCGCCTGCGTGATCCTCACCTTCAAGGAGCCCTTTGGCACTGAGGGTCGTGGGGGCTATTTCGATGAATTTGGGATCATCCG GGACGTGATGCAGAACCACCTCCTGCAGATGCTGTGTCTGGTGGCCATGGAGAAGCCCGCCTCCACCAACTCGGATGACGTCCGTGATGAGAAG GTCAAGGTGTTGAAATGTATCTCAGAGGTGCAGGCCAACAATGTGGTCCTGGGCCAGTACGTGGGGAACCCCGATGGAGAGGGCGAGGCCACCAAAGGGTACCTGGACGACCCCACGGTGCCCCACGGGTCCACTACCGCCACTTTTGCAGCCGTCGTCCTCTATGTGGAGAATGAAAGGTGGGATG GAGTGCCCTTCATCCTGCGCTGTGGCAAGGCCCTGAACGAGCGCAAGGCTGAGGTGAGGCTGCAGTTCCATGATGTGGCCGGTGACATCTTCCACCAGCAGTGCAAACGCAACGAGCTGGTGATCCGCGTGCAGCCCAATGAGGCTGTGTACACCAAGATGATGACCAAGAAGCCAGGCATGTTTTTCAACCCCGAGGAGTCGGAGCTGGACCTGACCTACGGCAACAGATACAAG AACGTGAAGCTCCCTGACGCCTACGAGCGCCTCATCCTGGACGTCTTCTGCGGGAGCCAGATGCACTTCGTGCGCAG CGACGAGCTCCGGGAGGCCTGGCGTATTTTCACTCCACTGCTACACCAGATTGAGCTGGAGAAGCCCAAGCCCATCCCCTACCTTTATGGCAG CCGAGGCCCCATGGAGGCAGATGAGCTGATGAAGAGAGTGGGTTTCCAGTATGAGGGCACCTACAAGTGGGTGAACCCCCACAAGCTCTGA
- the G6PD gene encoding glucose-6-phosphate 1-dehydrogenase isoform X5: MGRRGSAPGNGRTLRGCERGGRRRRSADSVMAEQVALSRTQVCGILREELFQGDAFHQSDTHIFIIMGASGDLAKKKIYPTVWWLFRDGLLPENTFIVGYARSRLTVADIRKQSEPFFKATPEEKLKLEDFFARNSYVAGQYDEAASYQRLNSHMNALHLGSQANRLFYLALPPTVYEAVTKNIHESCMSQIRGWNRIIVEKPFGRDLQSSDRLSNHISSLFREDQIYRIDHYLGKEMVQNLMVLRFANRIFGPIWNRDNIACVILTFKEPFGTEGRGGYFDEFGIIRDVMQNHLLQMLCLVAMEKPASTNSDDVRDEKVKVLKCISEVQANNVVLGQYVGNPDGEGEATKGYLDDPTVPHGSTTATFAAVVLYVENERWDGVPFILRCGKALNERKAEVRLQFHDVAGDIFHQQCKRNELVIRVQPNEAVYTKMMTKKPGMFFNPEESELDLTYGNRYKNVKLPDAYERLILDVFCGSQMHFVRSDELREAWRIFTPLLHQIELEKPKPIPYLYGSRGPMEADELMKRVGFQYEGTYKWVNPHKL; this comes from the exons ATGGGCCGGCGGGGCTCAGCCCCCGGAAACGGCCGTACACTTCGGGGCTGCGAGCGCGGAGGGCGGCGGCGACGAAGCGCAG ACAGCGTCATGGCAGAGCAGGTGGCCCTGAGCCGGACCCAGGTGTGCGGGATCCTGCGGGAAGAGCTGTTCCAGGGCGATGCCTTCCATCAGTCGGATACACACATATTCATCATCATGGGTGCATCG GGTGACCTGGCCAAGAAGAAGATCTACCCCACCGTCTG GTGGCTGTTCCGGGATGGCCTTCTGCCCGAAAACACCTTCATCGTGGGCTACGCCCGCTCCCGCCTCACAGTGGCTGACATCCGCAAACAGAGTGAGCCCTTCTTCAAG GCCACCCCAGAGGAGAAGCTCAAGCTGGAGGACTTCTTTGCCCGCAACTCCTATGTGGCTGGCCAGTACGATGAGGCAGCCTCCTACCAGCGCCTCAACAGCCACATGAATGCCCTCCACCTGGGGTCACAGGCCAACCGCCTCTTCTACCTGGCATTGCCCCCCACCGTCTACGAGGCTGTCACCAAGAACATTCACGAGTCCTGCATGAGTCAGAT CAGAGGCTGGAACCGCATCATTGTGGAGAAGCCCTTCGGGAGGGACCTGCAGAGCTCCGACAGGCTGTCCAACCACATCTCCTCCCTGTTCCGCGAGGACCAGATCTACCGCATCGACCACTACCTGGGCAAGGAGATGGTGCAAAACCTCATGGTGCTGAG ATTTGCCAACAGGATCTTCGGCCCCATCTGGAACCGGGACAACATCGCCTGCGTGATCCTCACCTTCAAGGAGCCCTTTGGCACTGAGGGTCGTGGGGGCTATTTCGATGAATTTGGGATCATCCG GGACGTGATGCAGAACCACCTCCTGCAGATGCTGTGTCTGGTGGCCATGGAGAAGCCCGCCTCCACCAACTCGGATGACGTCCGTGATGAGAAG GTCAAGGTGTTGAAATGTATCTCAGAGGTGCAGGCCAACAATGTGGTCCTGGGCCAGTACGTGGGGAACCCCGATGGAGAGGGCGAGGCCACCAAAGGGTACCTGGACGACCCCACGGTGCCCCACGGGTCCACTACCGCCACTTTTGCAGCCGTCGTCCTCTATGTGGAGAATGAAAGGTGGGATG GAGTGCCCTTCATCCTGCGCTGTGGCAAGGCCCTGAACGAGCGCAAGGCTGAGGTGAGGCTGCAGTTCCATGATGTGGCCGGTGACATCTTCCACCAGCAGTGCAAACGCAACGAGCTGGTGATCCGCGTGCAGCCCAATGAGGCTGTGTACACCAAGATGATGACCAAGAAGCCAGGCATGTTTTTCAACCCCGAGGAGTCGGAGCTGGACCTGACCTACGGCAACAGATACAAG AACGTGAAGCTCCCTGACGCCTACGAGCGCCTCATCCTGGACGTCTTCTGCGGGAGCCAGATGCACTTCGTGCGCAG CGACGAGCTCCGGGAGGCCTGGCGTATTTTCACTCCACTGCTACACCAGATTGAGCTGGAGAAGCCCAAGCCCATCCCCTACCTTTATGGCAG CCGAGGCCCCATGGAGGCAGATGAGCTGATGAAGAGAGTGGGTTTCCAGTATGAGGGCACCTACAAGTGGGTGAACCCCCACAAGCTCTGA